TGAGGTAGGCACATGTGGTTCAAGCCCTAAAGACGATCTACCATGTTACCTGGGTACTTGGTGAGAATATGGAAGAACTACCTGAAAGATCGCTTACTAATCTATAGCACGATCCATGGAAGCGGCCCAAAGCAAACCTCGCCAAACTATAATCCGCACAAAGAGCTGGCTGTACTCACATGGCCTACAACTGGCCATGCATAAAACAGAGCTGCTGCTTCTGCTGACAAGACGACAAATACCTCTGGTGGTAGAGATGCATGTAGACGACATTATTATCCCCACAAAGGCGTCTGTCAAATACCTAGGAATGGGACTGGATTCCAAATTAACATACTCGAAGCAAATCGAGTACGCAACAACGAAAGCAGCGGAAATAGCCTCACGGCTAAGCAGGATAATATAGCCTAAAATCTTTCAAGCAAGAGAAAGATACTAATGGAGACCACTAGCAATATCTTTCTGTATGGCTCCAAAATATGAGCGCCGACCATAGAGACGCACACgacaacaaacaaaatactatCGGTGCAAAGAACAGCAATGCTACGAATCACACCAGCCTATCGCATGGTAGTATTAGAGGAAGCCGTCCTTGTAATCTCAGGCATGACCCCCATTGATTTTCTAGCAATGAAGCGACACAGGATCTTTAGAGCAATCTCGAGGGCGTGGATCATACTAGAAGAGAGAAGGGTAGACTATCTAAAGATAGCAATAGAGATGGTTAAACGAGTCACGGGGAAGGTGGACACGCCGACTTATCCTAGATATATAGACATAGATAGACAGGAGGCACGGGGATGTGAACTTCTATCTAACCCAGATGTTATCCGGTCATGGATATTTTGAGAAGTACCTACATCGAATGGGTAAGTGTACATCAAACACGAGCGTGTACAAGGTGGAAGAAGTCGAAGACGATGCCAAACATACGTTATTTGATGGCAGTTACTGGGCTGGGTGACGCGGGGAACTAGAAACGCCGACAATATAGAGCAGAAGATGCTCGAAAATGTGAGGAATTGGGAGGCAGTCACCAGATACGCTGAACAGATACTGCGTAGGTAAAAGATGGCCCTCGGCGCAACGGCGCACAGAGGGATGAGATGGTTAAACGGGTCACGGGGAAGGCGGACACACCCATTTATTCCAGACATGCAGATGTAGATAGACAGGAGGCACGGGGATGTGAACTTCTATCCAGATGCTATCCGGCCATGGATATTTTGAGAAGTACCTACATCGAATGGGTAAGTGCACATCAAACACGTACGTATACAAGGTGGAAGAAGTCGAAGACGATGCCGAACATACGTTCTTTGACGGCAGTCACTTGGCTGGGCGATGAATGGAACTAAAGACGCTGATGGGCGACTTTCACCTCACAACATAGAGCAGAAGATGCTCGAAAATGTGAGGAATTGGGAGGCAGTCACCAGATACGCTGAACAGATACTGCGTAGGGATGAGATGGTTAAACGGGTCACGGAGAAGGTGGACACACCCACTTATTGCAGACATTCAGACGTTGAAAGGCAGAAGGAACAGGGATGTGAACTTCTATCCCAGATACTATCGGGCCATGAATATTTTAAGAAGTACCTACATCGAATGGGTAATTTTACATATAACACGTACGTGTACGAGGCGGAAGAAGTCGAAGACGACGCCAAACATACGTTCTTTGATGGCAGTCACTGGGCTTGGCGACGCAGGGAACTAGAAACGCTAATTGGCGACTTTTTCCCCGATAACATAGAACAGAAGATGCTCGAAAATGTAAAGAATTGGCAGGCAGTAACCAGATACGCTGAACAGATACTGCGTAGAAAAAAGATGGCCCTTGGCGCAACGGCGCACTGtgggatggaaaaaaaataagtggaaataagtctgccattttggaacggatagagatatcatCATGAaattacatggttatagctgaggtgttatccagtttatatgcaaaatttcaggacaCTAGAAGTCCCAGTggcccattggtgggcctttAAAGTTGGTCACATCGGTCCTataaaaaaaacgcatttatggtccgactttctaattttttttttttttttttttgctggaaagtGCCTTTTGCGTCTTCCTAAAGTCTTTACgaacattttactaaaaaatgccaattttacAAACATATTTCCCCAGTGTGGGGATTTTTGATGTTTTCATCAAGAAATGTGGCAAAAatgtttactaatttttttcaaaagataatcatctacaaatttgtgaaaaattagagcgatatctttagtagttttggttttatgatattttcaatttgatttttatttttcacaaaagtgtattttttggcCTTATTTTGGGTTTCACCCAAATAATAGGACTAAAATTTAACTCCGCATATAAACTGGACAACACCCCAGCTATaaccatgaaaaattttatgaagatatctctattcgttccAAAATGACAGaattatttccacttatttttttctcatcccactgtgcggagTAGGGGACAAAGCAAAGGTCTGGAGGTAGACACCATGTGTAGAAGATAGTTAAGCATCAGATTAGGGGTCCACCTTGAAGTAATGCGAAAGTAGTTCCAAGGTGAAATCTGTACCCCGAGGTGAAATAGGGTGAGTTTTTAGCCAGTACCAGCATACGACGATGGACGTAATCTTTAGATGtgtaaagcattttcccatcccatcccaccaccgtagcgcagaggttagcatgtccgctgaaagtctggattcgaatcccggcgagaacatcagaaaaaattatcagcggtgattatcccctcctaatgttggcgacatttgtgaggtactgtaccattcggTATGGCAGACATGcataaacttctccacaaagaagtgtcgcattgtggcacatcgttcggactcggttataaaaaggaaggcccttataattgagcttaaacttgaatcggacatgatcaagaagtttgcccctgttccttaatggaatgttcatttgtAATCCCAAATCTCGGCTTGCGTAAGGGTTAGGATGAGCCTTTAATCCATCGCTGCTGTGATACAATATATCAATGGACTATAAATAGTCTGTGGGTGTTTCGGCATAGGCCTTATGGCATATATTCCTTATAAAACTAACCCATAACCTAAGAGCCCTATTCACAACTAATTTGATAAAGTCCCTTTTTTACCCCCCCACTGTAGGATGAGGGTTTTAAGGggattaatttcgtcattttgtgtGCAACaccccataaatatatattcttgatcgtctcgacaatcTGAgttaatctagccatgtccttcagTCTGTCGATCTACCGATTGTACTACTTGAGCTTCTCGaggacgcagttcttatctgatttggcagaaatttggcataatgacttctcctatTTTCAATATACGTtttaagtatggtctgaatcgattaataacctgatttgtgtagctcccatataaaccgatctcccgattgtactacTACCCCTCAGAGGAAGATATTCTtgcccgatttgaatgaagttttgcacaatgacttttcctataattttcaataaatatgttccgaatcggttcataacctgatacgtatagctcccatataaactgatctaccgattttaattcttgagcctctagagagcccaaTCCTTATCCAATTTGCTGAAATGAATTCTACTATCATTTCCaatatccaagccaagtatggtccgattcggtcaataacctgattctgctccaacagcatagcaatttttatccattatcctttgtttgtctataaagagataccaggcaaaAACCTTGACAAATaagatccatgatggagggtatataacggccgtacttagcgcgcttttacttgttctatataTTACTGAAGGCATGCGTCACATTTGGTGTTTCAAATGTCACGCAATTTCCTATGTCTCATTGTTTTCGGCCAAGATGCTTGCTTTTTGATTGTAATATAGAaagctcagatttagatatagttcatCCAAACtgtatgaaatttgaaatgcagCATGAGTAATGTGTTTTTCCTTATATACCAAACATGAGTCAAATGCAATGCTTGGTTATTAAGACCAGTGTTAGGAATGAGGAGTTCGATATATTATTCTAAAACCATAGCCAAAATGGGGGTGCATGCCATTGTGTCATACGCTTTGCATTTCGTTGATTGATATTGATTTTGTACACCTTAGTGGAAAACATACTCCTATCATATTCTATTATCAGAAATGATCTTGGCTTCTCAAAACACTATAGGAAGTGATAAGTATAGGGATGCTAGTTTGGTGAATAGTAGGATTTAGGGATGTAGGTTTGGCATATAGTATGATGACAaggaatatgaatatggtattgaatAAAGGGatgataaagataaagataaagataaagataaagataaagataaagataaagataaagataaagataaagataaagataaagataaagataaagataaagataaagataaagataaagataaagataaagataaagataaagataaagataaagataaagataaagataaagataaagataaagataaagataaagataaagataaagataaagataaagataaagataaagataaagataaagataaagataaagataaagataaagataaagataaagataaagataaagataaagataaagataaagataaagataaagataaagataaagataaagataaagataaagataaagataaagataaagataaagataaagataaagataaagataaagataaagataaagataaagataaagataaagataaagataaagataaagataaagataaagataaagataaagataaagataaagataaagataaagataaagataaagataaagataaagataaagataaagataaagataaagataaagataaagataaagataaagataaagataaagataaagataaagataaagataaagataaagataaagataaagataaagataaagataaagataaagataaagataaagataaagataaagataaagataaagataaagataaagataaagataaagataaagataaagataaagataaagataaagataaagataaagataaagataaagataaagataaagataaagataaagataaagataaagataaagataaagataaagataaagataaagataaagataaagataaagataaagataaagataaagataaagataaagataaagataaagataaagataaagataaagataaagagaTGAATGTTAAGGTTTGTGCGTCTTCGTTCGATCCGATCATTCTCGCCACCCACAGATTCTGTACCATATGTTCTCGAATTCATGGCTATGCGCAGTGGGGTGTTTGACATTCAAAATGGAGATCAATTCAGGGAAGCGTCCAGCCTTGATAAAAATcaccaaaaatgtttttcaatgcctaggacaaaaattttaaaattggaaaaaatcagttcagatttagatatagctcctttataaaaCTTCATCCGATATGTGGTTTTTAGTTgtggtagccacatttttatccgattattaccaaatttggcaaagatgaACTAGTTGATGTCTCAATACGTCTgacaaatttcatgaaattccatatatgtatatcttttTTCAGTTTCAGTTTTTATGACTGAAATCAACGTAATTTTGAtacgatatttacaaaatttgaatgaGACGTTACAGGTATTAATATGTGAACAAAAcaatatgggttcagatttagatatagtccattaatatatttttaatcttaTATGAACCTTAATGACTGTATATATTTGGTATATTTTGGCtagcaaagaaaaaacaagtgtCGAACATTAATTTTGCTATACGAAAATGCCAAGAATCAATTAGAATATTGCAATTTGTTGCAATTTTCACAATAATtgtccaatatgtgtgcaaatttgATCAATTTTGGATCATTTTGAAAATACCTAAAAAACTCATTCCGAagagtaaatattttttatacccaccaccatagcataggcgtatatggatatagctgccatcaaaatcgtacatttaggtactaaaacatacaaaatggtactttccttacgaattgagctaaagaaTTGAGATTCATctataccttgacaatatatattgggcaaaatttccaatttcgaacattccactaaggaactggggcaaacttctcacatatcaatgagtgcagtccgattcaaatttaatctcaatgataaggcgtctcctttttatagccgagtccgaacggcgagccgcagtgcgacacctctttgaagagaagttttgaaGAGAAGaatgtgaaatattaaaaaataaaattttggtcatgtttgaaaatgaaataaagcaaAGTCGCAGACTTTTTGTATAGTAGCACTAAGGCAGATACATTTTTTCCACATTCTTTTTATCAGATAAAGCTCATCACCAACCCAATTGAATTACAAAAATGTCAAAagtttttttcaacatttcacaAATATTACCTAATAccataataaaataatgccctatATAGGTTATGAAAAAAtcctataaaaatataatatatatgtaAGTAATTGAAGTTCTaaggttgaaaataaaaatcaaaaaacatgatagaaaaacatgtaaaagctaactacaataaatttttaaatttttgaaaataaatacccatttttaaattataaaatttaaaccaatatgATAGTTTACTAAGTATGCCCTGATCTTGAACGCAATGTCTATCGAAAAATGTATGTATACATAGAGAGTTTCCTaagtatttcatcaaaatttaaaatcttcTCTCACcaacaaattcaaaaaaacctgCTTATCTTAAAGGCTTAAGAGTTTCCAACTATTCTGCCTCTCATAGAAATTTTCATACCCTAGTGAATATTTCATAACTGTTAGAGAAAAAGTCTCCCCCTAGAaaagcaaaaaaggaaaaaatcaataaattaattACAATAAATTGCTTTCGATACGGGCATATGAAATTTATGCCGGCAACAGGTGTAAAAGTGCAGACCATCATGACATTTGCCCCAAAGTCAAATGAATAAAGAAAACTTAACTCAACTCAACTCAGCGCAACTCAACTAGTTGTGTTGTTGTCAtcgtcgtcgttgttgttgtagctgttgtTTATTTCATTTCCCAAGCCTCACCAACACACATAGACCAACTTAACCCTACCGCTTTTCTAAGTGTTAGTCGCAGCCCACTTCACCCTATCCTCTTTTCTTAAACGTTGGTCGCATCACATTTTGTCTCACTCTAGCAGTTTGCTATGACATATGCGACGGTTTATGTGCTTATATTGTAAGGCTGCAATATAATGAACTctaaaaaaaggagaaaaaaaattatgtgtgAGTGATTATAAAAGTTCCAAAAGCAAACGGCTTAGTAGGTATCCAAAAACATTTCACAACATGTGACACTAAATTTAGTATGGCTTTTAAAGCATTTTAATGCTTGAGGttaaatttttgtgtgtttatcTGCTTATCCTTTCAATTTCACTTGGTCTCGACAGCTCGCTCTGCACTTTGGTCTCAGTCTTATGGGATTTAAGTTATGAGCAAAGTGATGGTATTAAATTCGCAATAGCAATAGGGTGGGGGTTAAAAAGGTCAACAATTTTGTATAAAAgtggaaatttttgacaaaaagtccTCAACTTTTTCTGTAGAAAtagaattttaacaaaattaacccattaacgcctgacCATCGATTACATtgtcggattttgatgaaatttcatatgatTATTATTTAGAACATTAATATTGACGTAGTaattaaacccaccaccataggatgggggtgtactattctagtcattccgtttgtagcaccttgaAATATGATCTAAGACCCCTCCTGAGTCATCCTCATCctcagtcgaactagccatgtccgtccgtctgtcgaaatcacgatagcggtcgaacgcttaaagctagcatCTTGATTTgccacagatactaaatattgatataggtcgctggagatcgtaaatgggccatatcggttcagatttagatatagctcccatataagccgatctcccgatttgacttcttgatcccctgaaagccgcaattattgtccgatttggctgaaaatttgccagAAGTGTtccaatatgacttccaacaactgtgccaagtaaagctcatattggtctataacctgatatagctctgatatagctcccatataagccgatctcccgatttgattttgagcccttacaagccgcaatttttgtccaatttagatgaaattttgaataataacaactgtgccaagtacggtctaaatcggtctattacctgatatttCTCCCATaaaacgatttggctgaaattttgcatgtggtgtttcgttacggtcaagtacggtccgaaacggtctataacctaatatacctccgatgtaaaccggtctctcgttcATCCtcgttcggtttctagaagctttgatttttgctggtttggcaagTTTAGAatgttgaaataaaattttgcccttgaactaaatttattttgtatacatttttagcagaattcatggtggtgggttcccaaaatttggcccgcacgaacttagcacacttttacttgttaattgttgtatttcatttaaatttattttgttaggtttttttataccctccaccataggataggggcatacttatttcgtcattctgtttgtaactcctcgaaatattcgtgtaagacccccaaagaatatatattcttgaccgtcatgacattttatgtcgatctagccatgtccgttcgtctgtacatccgtccgtctatctgacgaaagcacgcttactttcgaaggagtaaagccagacggttgaaatttggcaaaaatactttttattagtgtaggtcggttgggatcgtaaatgggccatatcggtcaatgttttcatatagctgccatataaaccgatctagtatcttgacttcttgagcttctagagggagcaatacttattcgatttggctgaaattttgtacgtggagTTTTGGCatcattttcaataactgtgctcggCATGGTTTTGATCGatccaaaatctgatatagctgccatataaaccgatcttgggtcttgacttcttgagccactagagggcgcaatttttatcggatttggctgaaatttagcatgaggtgttttgttatgacttccaacaactgtgccaagtatgatttagatcggtccataacccgttatatctgccatacacaccgatcttggatcttgacttcttgagccaatagagggcgcaattaatctccgatttgactgaaattttgcatgaggggtctcgttatgacttccaacaactttgctaagtatggtttaaatctgtctataacctgatatagctgccatataaaccgatctggaggcttaaattcttgaaccttagaattggctgaacttttgtacaacagcttctcccatgaccttcaacatacgtgtcaaatatggtctgaaacggtctatagcctggtacTCTCCTTTTAACGTCtaaattttacttcatgagcccctaaagggcgcattcACATaaggtgaaattttacacaatgacttttgctatggtctccaacattcaaatcaTTTATGGTCCGTAATCGGACCAgaccttgatatagctccaattgcaaagcaattcttttgttttatcctttgtttgccttaaaagagataccgggaaaagaactcgacaaatacgattcatggtggagggtatataagaatcggccctgccaaactcagcacgcttttaattattttattttattttatttaattttattttattttattttattttattttattttattttattcttttttttttga
The Stomoxys calcitrans chromosome 3, idStoCalc2.1, whole genome shotgun sequence genome window above contains:
- the LOC131996243 gene encoding uncharacterized protein LOC131996243, which encodes MNGTKDADGRLSPHNIEQKMLENVRNWEAVTRYAEQILRRDEMVKRVTEKVDTPTYCRHSDVERQKEQGCELLSQILSGHEYFKKYLHRMGNFTYNTYVYEAEEVEDDAKHTFFDGSHWAWRRRELETLIGDFFPDNIEQKMLENVKNWQAVTRYAEQILRRKKMALGATAHCGMEKK